A stretch of DNA from Panulirus ornatus isolate Po-2019 chromosome 53, ASM3632096v1, whole genome shotgun sequence:
CCTTAAGACTATCCCCATGTACGAATACCTGAGCAACATATGGTgatcgtacatatatattttctatcttcTCAGGAGCAACGTATTCGCCCTGCGAAAGCTTAAAAATGTGCTTCTTGCGGTCAATAATCTTCAATGTTCCATACTGTGAAAAAAGATATGATGGTATATAATGTCACTGTATTCATGCATTTTACAGAATACTTTGATATTTAGATACTTTACATACTGCCTTctaactgttaaaaaaaaattttaggggTAAATGTGCACACCATATTCAGGTTAAACTTTATTATCAGGAATGTAATTAACCATTCTTTGTCCTCAAAATTTCCAGTAACTCTTAGTATGTTTGTATGCTGTATTAACTAAAATAATTCTATCTAGTATCTTTCTGCCTGCTTCTgatgtttgttgaaagtgttttgtTATATCACCATTAGTAAAAGTTGTTCCTAAGTGAAACATTTTAGTAAAACCTAAATTAGAGTAGATAAACATCATAATGTATGAACATATAAAACTGAAATAATCTACAGGTGCACCAGGTTCAAGTCCTGTGCTGATTGatttatacattttttatatttttattattgttttaaaGTGATATCCATTTAAGACAATTCCAGAAACAGTGTTTTAACACATTAATGTgataagatattttcttttataatatatatatagataggggaAGCACTCTTGTAAGGGGTATATTTTCATATCCAGTACTGCTGAGGTCTAGCACATGCTAGATGATAAAAGCTTTTCCTATGATTAAGAAGAGCCCATAATTAAAATAATCCTTGATAAATTCACTTCATGTGAATTCTTCTATCATCATGTATTACTGAGGAGGGTAAAACCAAGAGAACAGACTTAATCTCTAACTTGCTCTAAATCATTCTGTCTAATTTTTGTAACACTACAATATTCTTCCTGACAGCAGTGTAATTCAATGAATTCAAGTTCATCTATTTTGACTAGTACAATGCAAAAGCATGAGGCAACTTACTGGAAGCCACTGTCCAATGTCACCAGTGTGTAACCATCCTGAAGCATCAATTGTCTCCCGAGTCTTTTCTGGATCTTTAAAGTAGCCTTTAAATACATTCGAACCCTTGATACAAACTTCACCCTGACCTGACACAGAGAAAATATACTAATAAGTTTTGGATATGAGGGGAATAACACTTACTTAAAATTCTTATACTGTAAATGTAGTGTTGGGTACAGTTTGTAATTAATGAAGGATAACATACAGCATATAATCAATAAAAATGATTAATGAAGTCCATGCAATATATCAGACAAACAATGATCTTTCTGAGGTAAACATTTAAAGGAAAATGCACCCTATTCATTAAACCAAAGGTCTCTGAACTATGACCCATAGGCTGCATCCAGTCCATTAAGGAATTTCATTGTTTCTGATGATAGATTTCACAATTAAACAAGTAAAAGAATCATCTCTAGGCCAACTGTATCAGGTTCTGTATTACCTGCTGAGACATACTTGTGTCTGGTACTGCACATTGGCCAGTTATTTGAGATGTGACAAATGGATGTCTCATTTTGCCATCTACGTGAATATTACCAAGTTTTTATACTTCCCCTGCATTTTAGTAATAAAAGATGGTCTCAAAATACTGATTTATGGCTTTAAGAATATGCCTGGTGCAACTTATGAAAAACAAATGTTCAATAAGATATAGAGCATCATTTTTGAACATTTACAAGCATATATAACACGACGTATGGGCACCAGTTCCATTTGTTAGTAATCTTTATGTAACAGTGTTCTCACCCGTTAACACAACAAAAACTGAATCTTAAACTTATTCCTTTACCATATACTTAGGATCAAACTAATTATAGCAACACTCTGCCATGAATTTTGGATCTGTTACTAAACTAATGCATTACCTTACCCTGAGCAGCATAGTAATCCATGTCTGGAACATCACATAGTTTGATAGCATTACAGGCAATAGGAGGACCCACGTGATCTGGCCTGTAGTCACCTTGAATGGTTAGTGTTGAAGGAGCCCCACATTCTGTTTGGCCATAACCTTCTACAATCTGTTGGGGATAGAAAATAAGTAAAACTGAATGATCAGCTAGATAAAATATTTATCATGGACAATACAAAACAGActgcaagtctgcagtctgttaggggacctgggaagtaagtcagttagtGTTTGGTAATGACATGGCTGTGGtgacaagtgagaaactgcaaaagctggtgtctgaacTTAGGATAGTCTCTTGCgaggagtgtgagtttgaatgggaggaagtagagtgtttcagataactgggagtagatatggcagttGATGGATTTGCAGAAGCTGAAGTTAGCCATACGGTGGCCAAGAAggttaaggtcctgggtgcattgaggagtatATGGAAAGAGAAGTTGCTGTTATTTTAGGCCAAAGACTACTATAACATTTTTGATGTTATAGTAGTCTGAAAGGAGTtttatgaatgcaaggcatggaccATAGATCAAAAATTatagaagaggatggatgtgttggaaatgaactggCAACTGAAAAAGAGGTAATTATTCATAAGGTTTGGGAATCACTGATTTGGAGTATATATCCGAAAGCAACTCTCATGAGTGTAAGAACATTTCCAGCCAGTACTGTCTAGAAATTAGTAAAGAATTATACAAGAAGAACGAATAATATATACTCACTACACATCCTAAAGCAATTCTCATGAATGTAAGAACGTTGCCTGCCAAAGGTGCAGATCCAACAACCAACAGTCTCAGTCTGCCTCCCATGCTGTCTTGGACTTTTTTGAATACTAACTTATCCCAGATGGATGACCTTCTTATCACACCCCTGTGAAAAGAATACAGTATTTTGTCTTACAGTAGTTTAAAACTTATGTCACTAACATTCATGCAATAAGACTTCCTATTCATTTAATGAGTATATAGATTAGGAAGTACGTGACTTTTTTAgataatattttttctcttttttttaccctACACAGTTTAACCAAGTCTTAATCATTCTTTATAAAAAGAATAGCACAAATTCGAATTTAATATTACCTCTATACTCATAAAATGCTGAGCATGTCAAAAAATTCATTGTATGTGACACTAAATTCAGATCTCTAAAACTCAAAGGTAGTTTTTAACAATAAATATGAAGAATATCTCATCCTGGTGACCATCTTAGGCATTGTCCTTTATCTGGCATATACTCTGAATATACAAGATCACATGctgtatctttctcttttttctaagcTATTTTCCAGCTCTTTCAGCATTTCATGGTAGTTCATATGTTCCATCCCCTACGAAGTGCATTTGGATTCTCTCAACTGTAATTCGTTACTCTTTGTTTCATTGTTGACCATATGATACAGCAGGATTCATATTTGCCTCTTAtgcatacattaaacattttcatcaatactttttcattttcttgtcaGGAAAGTATTTAGAATCATACATCACATTACTTGGCCTCAGAGTGTTACCTTTTCAGTCTGAACTGTAAATTCTAATTCCTAATTTATAATAATACCTAAGTCTCTCACATTTGTCTCACTTAATACTGCTCTCTCTGTTGGGCATTTATAAAGTGTCACCAGTGTATTCTTTCTTGTTCCATAACTTATTTGCTCAAATTTATCTTTGTCAAACTTCATCAGGTTCACTTCAGCCCATTTGTATATTGTCTGAGTCTTTTTGCATCTTCATTTGATCAGCTTCTAATGCAATCATTTTGATTAATgtcttcagggaaaataagaagaaaaaagaaaaattatgagaaTTTTAAGGTGGAATTTCTACATTTTGCAAAGGGGTAAGTAGATTTGGGTAGGAAAGACATAATGATTAAAAAATTCCAAAGTTTCATAGTGTAATGAAAGAAACACGTATTACAGTTGCCtgcccttgagttgctaatggccacacagtaatcttgctgagtattatgtggtctagctaatggctgGAATAAACAACAAGTCAGTTCTTGGAAGCAGAAACCAAAGTGATATTCACTTGAGAGTGAAAGGGAGCCATCAATGCAGTGCAGGGCAAGTGTCATGTTTCAAGGTTAGACTCATagagttgataagttggattGCTTTGAACTCGACTCTCTCTAGTAAGTATGTATAGAGTTAGAGCCCTTTCAAATGTGAAAGcacactccatacaaggacagatagTCTTTTGTTCAATCAAAGCAACTGTTACAAAGAAAATAATCAATGGCATCAGAACATGACTCTTAGTTTCTTAGAGGTGTAACGTGGTCTCTAGGATAGATTAGATGTTAAAGATGTATGTTTCAAAATCCTGAATGTTAGTGATATTGTTCCCAACATTTTCATAATTCTGGCATTTAAAGTTCCTAAATAACCTACACAAACTGTTTCTCTTCCAGTATAGGAATATCAAATTCTACTGTTTATTGAAGCAACTAGGAAAAAGTATATCTAACCAATAATTGGAACATACCTTTCCAATTCAGTTTTCTTGCTTGCGGAAGCCATCTTCAACATGAGTTTTTTAATGGAAGATCCATTGACTGCTGATGTGACCTTATCATAAACTCTGTTCAAGAGCCGAGGGACGGATGGAGTGATAGTTGGTCGTAAAGACTTATAGTCATCTACAAGATTACGAATGTCACCCGAATAGAATCCCACAGCACCTCCAGCCATATATACAGCCACTTCACAGCAACGCTCTAGCATGTGAGCCAGAGGCAAAAAGGATAACATTACATCACTCTGGAGAGAGGAAAGATTTTATGATTAAGTATCAGTGTACCATAATGAACCACAAATGAAAGCAAACTGGTGTCCACATTTATTGAATACTCTTAAATCCTGTACCTGAATTCTTTTAGTACCTCATCAGCGTACAGCATTCCCTGATGccctgtttcccacattagcgaggtagtaccagaaacagacaaagaaaatctGCATCTGCTCATTTTGATTAGAATTGAAATGAACTTTGAAAATAAAGTGCTTCACTATTGCTTAGGGCACTTTCAGTGTATGCTTTTAAAGCATATACATCTACCACACATATCAAATATTGATTGATATGAAAAATAGTGTAGATGTCTATGCCTAAAGTGTGGTGAAGAATTTCTAGTTACACAGACCACAAAAAAATCAAATAGTAAGTGGGAGAATGTAAATAGTTTTGTATGAACATGTTCTTTCCTATCTGTGCATAcatgaagggagttttacactcatacaAGTTCCATTACTTAACCTCAGAATGATTTCACTGAAACTGAATTCATCAGTATCCTGAGCATTTATCAACTACATCGTCAACACCACATCCCCTTGAGCCTTCCTCTAAAAAGTGATAACCATGGCAGAAAAGCCTTAGGGCTGACCTATCCAAATACCATGACATCGTCAAATATCAAATTATTACAGAGGTAGGCTTACTTTATGTGGCTTGTGTTCAGCAAGTTGCAGAAGTGTTGCAGAAACATCTGCAACAACATTTTCATGTGTCAGCATAACGCCCTTGGGATTACCAGTGGTACCTGATGTGTAGCAAATTGTGCACAGATCCTCTGGCTTTGGAGGCTGTAAGGCAAATTTAAAATCAATAACTGTATAATTGTCCTCTCATGTTACACATGAAAAAGCTCTTTAAACATAAACCTTATTTTTGCTATGTAAACACTTATTATACACATTTATCTTTGATTTTTTTAGTTGTATTAAAGGTTTAACATTAGAGCATTGCAAATAGATCATCTTTGATGATGGAAAAAACAGAGTGCATTGCAAATCTTTTAATAAAACATCTTTCTGTTTGCAGTGTTAGGGAAGTCAGTGTGGACCTTTGTCCACACTGAGGCAAGGACTTATTTGAAATATAAGGGTTAAAGAGAGGGAAAGATGTAATTTTTGTAATAGAGGAACTAGTATCTGAAAAGTACTTCTTGTATCTATACCAAACTTTTGCTCAAATCACATGTATGTAACATCAAGGAACATATATTCACTGATACAGTTATCCAAGAAAGAGGCTATGTCAGAGTTTAAAGATTGAAACTCAACAAATACAAATAAACTTACCAATTCTGGAAGTTCACTGGCAGCACCGAGGCTTTCTACCTCTTCAAAGAACTTGATAGTAATGCCTAACTTCTTTGCACGTTCAGATGTTTCTGGACTAATATCCTTGATAGCAACAAGAGTCTTGAGGCATTTGGGAGGATTATCCAATAGTTGACTCATCTTATGGTCATCCTGGCAGACTACTGTTGTGATGGAGGCTGTTGACATTCATGATCTTGTtagttttaatgaaaaaaaaaattattagctGGTTTCCATACAGAAACACTGTAAGGCAGCAGCCAACCATGTGCCATGGGTCCATAaagcagggaaatatagactaCTTTGGGGTATGAAGTTCTCTGACaaaactgtactcccaatgatacagccttgccaaagtgacttttctttcatggtgtaaccttgagcaggtggagcccattaacataacacctgatttgaatataatatatatatagtgcatgatCAGATCTTGATGAAATGAATTTACCCAAGATAATATTCATGAGATGTAAAATTTGGGCAAGTTTTAAAACCAGCAATGAACCTTCATCTACCATTTGTCAGACCCAATCTCATTATTTCATATATCTAACCATTGTTTGTTTGAAATCAGTGCTAAAGTTTCTTACCTTGGTTTATAATGAAGTTGCATGCCTCTGGTCCCAGTGTATCATACAGAGGTACAATAACCATAGATTGACAGTACAGACCCTGTTCAGTAAGGATCCACTCTGGACAGTTTTGTGAATAGATTCCAACAAATGTTTCTGGCCCTGGACTTAACCCAGTGGCTACCAGACCAGCACCAAAATTCTTAGCCCTTAGGAGTGCTTCATTGTAGTGCAGCCACTGATAGGGTTTTCCAGGACCCTCCCGTGATCCTAAGCAGGGACCATTATCTGTAAGAGATGAAGCTTAGTATCAATATTTGTGCCTTCTTAGCCACATTCACAATTTGCAGGTTAATCTCTCTGAATTATCTATATAActcctaacttttaccacactgatctatgagtttctgatatcttccactaccataGTCTCaaaagacccaatggtctgttgctgtttgaattcccctgtattcctttgtatttataTAAGCATATCATTAATTGTTCTTACTGTTTTGGGGAGAGAGCTTTATACACATGCTGCCCAATCTCTTAACCATAAATACATACAATGTCTTAacccatgtatacatacaagATGTCTTAATGTTATGTATACAACACCACATACAAAACCCAGCTTATGCCTGGTACCCACTCCTGAACAGCTGGACTGGCATTGAGCTGGCTGCCCTATCTAGTATTTGAACCCAACCGCTTAGACTGAAAGGTTTCATTTCTAACCACTTCGCTATGGAATGCTGCCACTCTTACTACTCGCTCTCAAATTACAGGGTATTACACACATTGTATACATGTAAATGTAGGCCAACACACCCTAAAAGCTATTTCCACTATGCTACTGTAGGTAAGTTGTTATCATCTATAACATGTGTTCAGCTTGTGTTAAAGATATATGAATTTTGCCATAGTGTTAGAAGATTGATTCGATGCAAGCTGATACCCCTGCTGGCTTGAGCTTTCTGTACCCTTCAGATCACATGATGTGACAGAGGATCTCATGGACCATTCGTTGGTCTGAGATGGAAAACTTTTGTCACATTGTGGTCCAGTGGTTAACATATATGCCTACCACACTGTAGGACTGAGTTcaaatccttatatatatacacacacaaggacatTTGGATTTGGGATGTTTACAGATTATGGATATTTGAGTCACAAATTGTGGTCTAAATACCATATGACCTGAACAGTGTTTTATGTACCTATTACAGATtgtaaatgttatttcttttacagGCAATAACTACAGCTTCCTCCTGATGGGTCCACAGCTTCTTTACAGTAAGTTACCTTCTACCATGCACGTTTGTTGTTTCCACCTCATATCTCTTTTCAATCCCAGCTGCAGGCTGAGTACTGTCATGAACCACTCATAAGTACTCATGAATCTGAGACAATGAGTCCATGTAACTTTGCTCCAGTGATGCATGATCAATTGTTGATGTATATACGGTAGGTGTCATTCCTTGGTGCTTACCCACTAAGGTATTTATAGTGCAGTGACATCTCAAGATAAACAGCCTTGGAAAACATTTAGGGTACAAAGTGCCATTAAACAAAGggagcagtgtatatatatatatatatatatatatatatatatatatatatatatatatatatatatattatccctggggataggggagaaagaatacttcccacgtattccctgcgtgtcgtagaaggcgactaaaagggaagggaacggggggctgaaaatcctcccctcttgttttttttttgtttttctgaaagaaggaacagagaagggggccagatgaggatattccctcaaaggcccagtcctctgttcttaacgctacctcgctaacgcgggaaatggcgaatagtacgaaagaaaagatatatatgtatatatatatatatactgcatcatTTTTTTCTAATGTATTTTGAAAGCAAATTTTTGCCTTTTACATTTTGCTCTTGAGTCATTCGTTATGGGATTCTTGAATGAATTATACCTGTATACAGCAAATCTTTGTACATTTAGAACTGCCCAAGTGCCCATATCTTGAGAGACAGTTGTATCTATAATCAGATCATGTTCCTAAGTGAGAGGTATTAAGAACTGTATCCATTTGATGATGTATTTTATTGGATCAACTCACCTAagagaaaggtattaagagttgtGTCCACTTGAAGATGTATTTTATTAGGTCAACACATTCATAGTATTTCACATCCCATTTCCTGAAATTGTTCATTCCTTTCCATTAACGTACACTACTTCATTAGTGATAATGCACACTTATCCCTGGAATCATTAACTTATTAGAACTCGTTTCACTAGATCCCCCGACTTACTGTGCAGACTTCATTACACTACCTGGCTTCCTGCCCCTCTGTATACTAGTATTTCCTACATATCCTCTTAGAATGACCCAAAAGTTCCAGCCCAGGAACACACGTAACTCGTTCGCCATACCATAATGGGTTAAGGTAGTGATTGTAATTAAAAGGTTGATGACTGTAATCGCGAGGTTGATTATTGTAAGGGTAACGACTGTGATCAGGAGGTtaatgactgtgatcacaaggaTAATGATAGTGATCTTGAGAATGATGACTGTGATCAACGAGGTTAATTACTGTGAACACAAGGTCAGTGACTGTGATCACAAGTTTGGTTAATGTGATCATGTGGTTAATGATTCTGATCACAAGATTAACGTTAGACAGTGATCACGAGGTAAACCATTGTGAATACAAGGTAAATGGCTCTGATCACAACAGCAGTGACAGTGATGATAAGGTTAACGTACAAGATTAACGACAGGGACCTCAGGGCCAATGGGTTAACGAGCTATGAAACGAAGTCAACGGCTGTAATCAGTAGTTGATATCGTTAACCTGCCAGAACCAGGCAGTCGCTAAGATTGCTGCTATTTCTGGCCAAGCCTAGCCTACGGGTGATGCACTTGTCCTTACAGTTATCCGTATGATGCATGACACCTTGTATGTGCTGAACACACATCCTAACAGCAAACCATTGTCGATGTTTTCACCCAAGGGGTCgtttcatgccccccccccccccggacatgGTTCATGGTTCACTCAGGGGTCGGTTCATAACCTAACCTGGGGTTCATTCTTTTCTCACCCAAGGGTCGGTTCATTTCGCACGCTGGGTACGGTTTATCTCTCACCCTGGGTTTGGTTCATGGGTCACCCAGGGGTCGGTTCATGACTCACCCAGGGTTCAGTTTTCGCTCACCCTGGGGGTAAGTTTATCTCACCCTCAGTAAGTCAGTTTACCTCTCATTCTGAGTTCTCTTCATGGCTCACTCGAGAGTTCTCTTCATATCTCTCACCCCACACTGTCACTATTGCCACCGTGCCATAGCATGCCTCCACTTACACTCGAAATGACACCCATGTTCATCTTACCCCTGTCACCAGAGCTAAGAACAGACTGTCAGTCAGTCACACAGTGCTCCGTGCCAGGTGCTGACCTGGTAAATACAGCACACGCGCACACTGCATTCTTTGTATACTGATGGTTTATAGgggggttagcgttgctgactatgaatcaccTCGAGGTCCGCTGGAGTTCGAACCTTCGAGAGGACAGTCGGCAAGTCCACAGGCTGTGTTCATCCCTATCCGTCTTGGGCTGATCCATAAATGGGGTACCTGGCGTGGGTTTAGGTACTTTCCCAAACCCAAGACTGCCATTGCCCCATGCCATGTAGGCTCCCGTAGAGAAATCGGAAGCGGTGTCACCATGACACGCCATCTGTGTTCTCCACACCTTTACACCACAAAACATTTTAAGAGACTCACTGGACTCTCTGACGCCCCTGCGGAAGACGTCATACAGGGTACGGGTGTCCTCGTAGAGGAACTTCATGAACTTCCCCTCCCGCGCCTCCTTCGTCAGCTTGGACACCCGGATGAGCTCTGATccctgaggaagagaggaaaaatacaCAGCGTTAGTCATATTGATGGATCCTTGAGGGTTAAAAGGAATGAGTCAGTA
This window harbors:
- the LOC139765160 gene encoding long-chain-fatty-acid--CoA ligase 1 isoform X2, with protein sequence MSEADTGMLEEYAPVMGGVVAAAAVVAATYYLTRPASVPPMVDLDEQSHTLVEGSELIRVSKLTKEAREGKFMKFLYEDTRTLYDVFRRGVRESNNGPCLGSREGPGKPYQWLHYNEALLRAKNFGAGLVATGLSPGPETFVGIYSQNCPEWILTEQGLYCQSMVIVPLYDTLGPEACNFIINQASITTVVCQDDHKMSQLLDNPPKCLKTLVAIKDISPETSERAKKLGITIKFFEEVESLGAASELPELPPKPEDLCTICYTSGTTGNPKGVMLTHENVVADVSATLLQLAEHKPHKSDVMLSFLPLAHMLERCCEVAVYMAGGAVGFYSGDIRNLVDDYKSLRPTITPSVPRLLNRVYDKVTSAVNGSSIKKLMLKMASASKKTELERGVIRRSSIWDKLVFKKVQDSMGGRLRLLVVGSAPLAGNVLTFMRIALGCVIVEGYGQTECGAPSTLTIQGDYRPDHVGPPIACNAIKLCDVPDMDYYAAQGQGEVCIKGSNVFKGYFKDPEKTRETIDASGWLHTGDIGQWLPYGTLKIIDRKKHIFKLSQGEYVAPEKIENIYVRSPYVAQVFVHGDSLKSSVVGIIVPEVEAVKEWAREQEIPGTLSVLCANPHVKQLIMDDITNLGKAAGIKSFEQVKDIYLHPDLFSVQNGLLTPTLKSKRPQLKKYFTPQIDDMYAKLP
- the LOC139765160 gene encoding long-chain-fatty-acid--CoA ligase 1 isoform X1; amino-acid sequence: MSGVEDDVFSAAVVSVEVPDATAHGVREAVQAAAGTVKDAAVAAVERAEDILQSGVEDAARAAVKEAASSEPAREALQVASATLQEAGDVLQQAGHVLKDLPVPSPEPLKPKSMLEEYAPVMGGVVAAAAVVAATYYLTRPASVPPMVDLDEQSHTLVEGSELIRVSKLTKEAREGKFMKFLYEDTRTLYDVFRRGVRESNNGPCLGSREGPGKPYQWLHYNEALLRAKNFGAGLVATGLSPGPETFVGIYSQNCPEWILTEQGLYCQSMVIVPLYDTLGPEACNFIINQASITTVVCQDDHKMSQLLDNPPKCLKTLVAIKDISPETSERAKKLGITIKFFEEVESLGAASELPELPPKPEDLCTICYTSGTTGNPKGVMLTHENVVADVSATLLQLAEHKPHKSDVMLSFLPLAHMLERCCEVAVYMAGGAVGFYSGDIRNLVDDYKSLRPTITPSVPRLLNRVYDKVTSAVNGSSIKKLMLKMASASKKTELERGVIRRSSIWDKLVFKKVQDSMGGRLRLLVVGSAPLAGNVLTFMRIALGCVIVEGYGQTECGAPSTLTIQGDYRPDHVGPPIACNAIKLCDVPDMDYYAAQGQGEVCIKGSNVFKGYFKDPEKTRETIDASGWLHTGDIGQWLPYGTLKIIDRKKHIFKLSQGEYVAPEKIENIYVRSPYVAQVFVHGDSLKSSVVGIIVPEVEAVKEWAREQEIPGTLSVLCANPHVKQLIMDDITNLGKAAGIKSFEQVKDIYLHPDLFSVQNGLLTPTLKSKRPQLKKYFTPQIDDMYAKLP
- the LOC139765160 gene encoding long-chain-fatty-acid--CoA ligase 1 isoform X3; protein product: MGRKAAGDEIPDHPSKICYNPVRLTMELDNQSDILKGSELIRVSKLTKEAREGKFMKFLYEDTRTLYDVFRRGVRESNNGPCLGSREGPGKPYQWLHYNEALLRAKNFGAGLVATGLSPGPETFVGIYSQNCPEWILTEQGLYCQSMVIVPLYDTLGPEACNFIINQASITTVVCQDDHKMSQLLDNPPKCLKTLVAIKDISPETSERAKKLGITIKFFEEVESLGAASELPELPPKPEDLCTICYTSGTTGNPKGVMLTHENVVADVSATLLQLAEHKPHKSDVMLSFLPLAHMLERCCEVAVYMAGGAVGFYSGDIRNLVDDYKSLRPTITPSVPRLLNRVYDKVTSAVNGSSIKKLMLKMASASKKTELERGVIRRSSIWDKLVFKKVQDSMGGRLRLLVVGSAPLAGNVLTFMRIALGCVIVEGYGQTECGAPSTLTIQGDYRPDHVGPPIACNAIKLCDVPDMDYYAAQGQGEVCIKGSNVFKGYFKDPEKTRETIDASGWLHTGDIGQWLPYGTLKIIDRKKHIFKLSQGEYVAPEKIENIYVRSPYVAQVFVHGDSLKSSVVGIIVPEVEAVKEWAREQEIPGTLSVLCANPHVKQLIMDDITNLGKAAGIKSFEQVKDIYLHPDLFSVQNGLLTPTLKSKRPQLKKYFTPQIDDMYAKLP